The following are encoded in a window of Vigna unguiculata cultivar IT97K-499-35 chromosome 8, ASM411807v1, whole genome shotgun sequence genomic DNA:
- the LOC114193966 gene encoding LOB domain-containing protein 21-like, translating to MKGYEPRSSSSCAACKFLKRRCIPNCIFAPYFRSDECKKFAKVHKVFGASNVSKILIEVPEEQREDTVNSLAYEAEARLRDPIYGCIGAIALLQRKMVELQHDLAIAKDRLARYAAAATTTTPSAAATTTFNSHVSLPPFPEYFSCNDFSDNFCHNSSSSQSPPLTRHEMVDDFIQIPYIL from the coding sequence ATGAAGGGTTACGAGCCACGTTCGAGTTCCTCTTGTGCAGCCTGCAAGTTCTTGAAGCGAAGATGCATACCCAATTGTATATTTGCACCTTACTTTCGCTCTGATGAGTGCAAGAAATTTGCCAAGGTGCACAAGGTTTTCGGAGCCAGCAATGTGAGCAAGATCCTCATCGAAGTTCCCGAGGAGCAGAGAGAGGACACGGTCAATTCTCTCGCTTATGAAGCCGAAGCCAGGCTCAGAGACCCCATTTATGGATGTATTGGTGCCATAGCTCTTCTTCAGAGGAAGATGGTGGAGCTTCAACACGACCTTGCCATTGCTAAGGATCGTCTTGCTCGTTATGCTGccgccgccaccaccaccactccTTCCGCCGCCGCCACCACCACCTTCAATTCCCATGTTAGTTTGCCACCTTTCCCTGAATATTTCTCTTGCAACGATTTCAGTGACAACTTCTGCCACAACTCTTCTTCCTCTCAATCTCCGCCATTGACCAGACACGAAATGGTCGATGATTTCATTCAAATCCCTTATATATTATGA